The Hemibagrus wyckioides isolate EC202008001 linkage group LG15, SWU_Hwy_1.0, whole genome shotgun sequence genome window below encodes:
- the srm gene encoding spermidine synthase, producing MDNIKDGWFTETCTLWPGQAMSLQVEEILYQKKSKFQDVMVFKSKTYGNVLVLDGVIQCTERDEFSYQEMIANLPLCCHPCPKKVLIIGGGDGGVLREVVKHPMVESVVQCEIDEDVINVSKKHLPGMAKGFFSPKLTLNVGDGFEFMKKNQDAFDVIITDSSDPVGPAESLFKESYYQLMKTALREGGILCCQGECQWLHLELIKEMRIFCKSLFPVVDYAYCTIPTYPSGQIGFMLCSKNSETNFREPIREMTRDEIESMELRYYNPEIHRAAFILPEFARKVLSTV from the exons ATGGATAATATTAAAGACGGCTGGTTCACTGAGACGTGCACGTTATGGCCTGGCCAAGCGATGAGTCTTCAGGTAGAAGAGATTCTGTATCAGAAAAAGTCCAAATTTcaggatgtgatggtgtttaaaAG TAAGACCTACGGTAACGTCCTGGTGTTGGATGGAGTGATCCAGTGCACAGAAAGAGACGAATTTTCTTACCAAGAAATGATAGCCAACCTCCCGTTGTGCTGCCACCCTTGCCCTAAGAAG GTTCTGATCATCGGTGGAGGAGACGGCGGGGTGCTGCGGGAAGTTGTGAAGCATCCGATGGTCGAGTCTGTAGTTCAGTGTGAGATCGATGAG GATGTCATTAACGTTTCGAAAAAGCACCTCCCTGGAATGGCGAAAGGATTTTTTAGCCCCAAGTTGACTCTCAATGTTGGAGATGGTTTTGAGTTCATGAAGAAGAATCAGGATGCTTTCGATGTTATCATTACGGATTCCTCAGACCCTGTCG GTCCAGCAGAAAGCCTGTTCAAAGAATCATACTACCAACTCATGAAGACGGCGCTGCGTGAGGGGGGAATTCTTTGCTGTCAAG GAGAGTGTCAGTGGCTTCACTTGGAGCTGATCAAAGAAATGCGCATCTTCTGCAAGTCGCTCTTCCCCGTTGTAGACTACGCTTACTGCACCATCCCCACATATCCCAGCGGCCAGATCGGCTTCATGCTCTGCAGTAAAAACTCG GAAACAAATTTTCGTGAGCCGATACGGGAGATGACGAGGGACGAGATTGAGAGCATGGAGCTTAGATATTACAACCCTGAAATTCACCGAGCTGCTTTTATTCTACCTGAATTTGCCAGAAAG GTCCTCAGCACAGTGTAA